The following coding sequences are from one Megamonas funiformis window:
- the tnpA gene encoding IS200/IS605 family transposase, with translation MKYKSNNNIVYSCKYHVVFCPKYRRKVLNNGVDERLKELINNICQELHVDLIEMEVMPDHVHLILEVDPQFGIHKVVKRIKGISSRILREEFSWLKSRLPTLWTNSYFVSTVGGASMSIIKQYIESQKRSE, from the coding sequence ATGAAATATAAATCAAATAATAATATAGTATATTCTTGTAAATATCATGTAGTATTTTGTCCTAAATATCGTAGAAAAGTGTTGAACAATGGTGTTGATGAACGATTAAAGGAGTTGATTAATAATATTTGTCAGGAGCTTCACGTCGATTTAATCGAGATGGAAGTAATGCCAGACCATGTTCATTTGATTTTAGAAGTTGATCCACAATTTGGTATACATAAAGTTGTTAAACGAATAAAAGGAATATCTTCAAGAATACTTCGAGAAGAATTTTCATGGTTAAAATCAAGGCTACCAACATTGTGGACAAATTCATATTTTGTATCTACAGTTGGTGGAGCATCAATGTCAATTATTAAACAGTATATAGAAAGTCAAAAGCGTTCAGAATAA
- a CDS encoding RNA-guided endonuclease InsQ/TnpB family protein translates to MIVVKTYCFKLYKAKRNRKLHKVINIAGIIYNHCIALHKRYYRLFKKSLNIYKLQKHLTKLKKIGKFSYFKEVGSQAIQDITQRIDRAYKLFFRNLKHKIRTAPPSFKKIRKYKSFTLKQAGWKLLKSNIIEINKQKYKYFKSRDIEGIVKTITIKRDTLGDIYLYFVCETNENKVLARTGKSVGYDFGLKQFLTASDNEDIKAPLFFKQNANDIKKANRILSRKKKVSNHRRLAKIALARLYKKISNQRKDFHFKLANKICSEYALICIEDLNIKGMQKRWGRKISDYGFSEFIKILEYKAREIGSIVQKIDRYYPSSQICHVCGTKNPETKNLAVREWICAKCKTSHDRDRNAAINIWKVGASTFFGEI, encoded by the coding sequence ATGATTGTAGTGAAAACATATTGTTTTAAACTGTATAAGGCAAAAAGAAATAGAAAACTTCATAAAGTTATTAATATAGCTGGAATTATCTACAATCACTGTATTGCTTTGCATAAAAGATATTATCGTTTATTTAAAAAATCTCTTAATATCTATAAGCTTCAAAAACATTTAACTAAACTTAAGAAAATAGGTAAATTTAGCTATTTTAAAGAAGTAGGTTCGCAAGCTATTCAAGACATAACTCAAAGAATAGACCGTGCTTATAAATTGTTTTTTAGAAATTTAAAACATAAAATTCGTACAGCACCACCATCTTTTAAAAAGATACGAAAATATAAATCATTCACGCTCAAACAAGCTGGTTGGAAGCTTTTAAAGAGTAATATTATAGAAATTAATAAACAAAAATACAAATATTTTAAAAGTAGAGATATTGAAGGAATAGTTAAAACAATAACAATTAAACGTGATACTTTAGGTGATATATATCTTTATTTTGTTTGTGAAACTAACGAGAATAAAGTTTTAGCAAGAACAGGAAAAAGCGTCGGCTATGACTTTGGACTAAAACAGTTTTTAACAGCTTCAGATAATGAAGATATAAAAGCACCTTTATTTTTTAAGCAAAATGCTAATGATATAAAAAAAGCTAATAGAATTTTATCTAGAAAAAAGAAAGTTTCAAATCATCGTAGATTAGCAAAAATAGCTCTTGCTAGATTGTATAAGAAAATATCTAATCAACGTAAAGATTTTCATTTTAAATTAGCAAATAAAATTTGTAGTGAATATGCTTTAATCTGCATAGAAGATTTGAATATAAAAGGAATGCAAAAACGTTGGGGTAGAAAAATATCTGACTATGGATTTAGTGAATTTATAAAAATTCTTGAATATAAAGCGAGAGAAATTGGCTCAATAGTGCAAAAGATAGATAGATACTATCCAAGTTCGCAAATTTGCCATGTTTGTGGTACAAAAAATCCTGAAACTAAAAATTTGGCAGTTCGTGAGTGGATTTGCGCAAAGTGCAAAACCAGCCACGATAGAGATAGAAATGCTGCTATAAATATATGGAAGGTTGGGGCATCAACCTTCTTTGGAGAGATATAG
- a CDS encoding branched-chain amino acid transport system II carrier protein: MKKNMKKDILVMGFAMFAIFFGSGNLIFPPIIGLVSGEQVGWAIIGLALTGILFPMMALASVVDILPMPKGRGFLDTNDTCLLK, from the coding sequence ATGAAGAAAAATATGAAAAAAGATATTTTAGTTATGGGTTTTGCGATGTTTGCCATCTTTTTTGGTTCAGGTAATTTGATTTTTCCACCAATTATAGGTTTAGTATCAGGTGAACAAGTTGGCTGGGCAATTATTGGTTTAGCACTTACAGGAATTTTATTTCCTATGATGGCTTTAGCTTCTGTAGTTGACATACTCCCCATGCCTAAAGGCAGGGGATTCTTGGATACAAACGATACTTGCCTACTAAAATAG
- the miaB gene encoding tRNA (N6-isopentenyl adenosine(37)-C2)-methylthiotransferase MiaB gives MYLLLNHKQLLYKILPYGCQMNFSDGERFAGQLERMGYKPAEKLENADIIIINTCCVRESAEKKIYGKIGEIKHLKQQKPDLILGITGCMAQKDGDAIFKKASHVDFVLGTNKMYDLPAVLEEIFASRGHIVKLAGDYDMPPNVEPAENNSLFAFVPIMYGCNNFCTYCIVPYVRGRERSRAPQEIVAEITKLAQNGVKEVTLLGQNVNSYGKDRDDADFADLLAMVDKIEGIERIRYMTSHPRDLTDKVIETIKNSKHICEHFHLPVQYGTDKMLKAMNRGYTTAYYKELVAKIRNQFPEASFTTDLIVGFPGETDEDFAQMLEFLKEIRYDAAYTFLYSKRSGTPAATMENQVPQGLKKERLHKLMDAQNEISLEINQSLLNKTVEVMVEGPSKTDPNVYTGHTRTNKIILWDHKDEQIGDLVQVKITHPQTWVLKGELEA, from the coding sequence ATGTATCTTTTGTTAAATCATAAACAATTATTATATAAAATTTTACCTTATGGCTGTCAGATGAATTTTTCTGATGGTGAACGCTTCGCAGGTCAGTTAGAACGCATGGGCTATAAACCTGCCGAAAAATTAGAAAACGCTGATATTATCATCATCAATACTTGCTGTGTTCGTGAAAGTGCCGAAAAGAAAATTTACGGCAAAATTGGCGAAATCAAACATTTAAAACAACAAAAACCAGATTTAATCTTAGGTATCACTGGTTGTATGGCACAAAAAGATGGTGATGCCATCTTCAAAAAAGCTTCTCATGTAGATTTTGTCCTTGGCACAAATAAAATGTATGATTTACCTGCTGTATTAGAAGAAATTTTTGCTTCTCGTGGTCATATTGTCAAATTAGCTGGCGATTATGATATGCCACCAAATGTAGAACCAGCAGAAAACAACTCTTTATTTGCTTTCGTGCCTATTATGTATGGTTGCAATAATTTCTGTACTTATTGTATCGTTCCTTACGTTCGCGGTCGTGAACGCAGTCGTGCACCGCAAGAAATCGTTGCAGAAATAACAAAACTCGCTCAAAATGGTGTAAAAGAAGTTACTTTACTCGGTCAAAATGTTAATTCCTACGGAAAAGATAGAGATGATGCTGACTTTGCCGATTTACTTGCGATGGTAGATAAAATCGAAGGCATTGAACGTATTCGCTATATGACTTCTCATCCTCGTGATTTAACAGATAAAGTTATCGAAACTATAAAAAATAGCAAGCATATTTGTGAACATTTCCATTTACCAGTTCAATATGGTACTGACAAAATGCTCAAAGCTATGAATCGTGGTTATACTACAGCTTATTATAAAGAACTTGTAGCTAAAATCCGCAATCAATTCCCTGAAGCTAGTTTCACTACTGATTTAATCGTAGGTTTCCCTGGAGAAACAGATGAAGATTTCGCTCAAATGCTCGAATTCTTAAAAGAAATTCGCTATGACGCAGCTTATACATTCTTGTATTCCAAACGTTCTGGTACACCAGCAGCTACTATGGAAAATCAAGTTCCTCAAGGACTCAAAAAAGAACGTCTCCATAAATTAATGGACGCTCAAAATGAAATCAGCTTAGAAATAAATCAATCTTTATTAAATAAAACAGTAGAAGTTATGGTTGAAGGCCCTAGTAAAACAGATCCTAATGTCTATACAGGTCATACTCGTACAAATAAAATTATACTTTGGGATCATAAAGATGAACAAATCGGCGATTTAGTACAAGTAAAAATCACACATCCACAGACATGGGTATTAAAAGGTGAATTGGAGGCGTAA
- the mutS gene encoding DNA mismatch repair protein MutS, translating to MKLTPMMQQYQAVKNAHPDQILFFRLGDFYEMFLDDAILVSKELELTLTKRSTAGDGIPMCGVPYHAAESYINKLVNKGYKVAICEQIGDPKAKGLTKREVIKIITPGTVMNESALTSSKNNYITLIYEENHAIYLAGADISTGECFYSIYDGPDRCQLLFDELYRLMMPELLLIKPFSYEGELKNFLSLRLNNCLVNELTEITSQVEDLMLQHFDVHNRPDNKIAHKAIATLLEYLHETVKTDLTHLNKLTYLDSSKSLFIDTYTLRNLEITRNLRDGGKKDTLYDVLDFTKTAMGSRLLRKWLEYPLLSPKKINDRLDAVANLVSNFSLRNNLREQLKEIYDFERLLTRMEVGTANARDMNALKSSLYVLPAIKKSLSKATAKLLANIHQKISTYDDLVVLIDKAIVEDPSFSIREGGFIKDGYNQELDEYRNIAKNSKRLLQQMEEDEKNKTGIKSLKIGYNKVFGYYIEVRHSSTEMVPENYIRKQTLANAERYITPELKEFETKILGAQEKIVQLEYNLFTELRDILKTQISSIQNTAHEIAILDVLVSLAQAGDEYNYIRPKLLDDGTIHIKDGRHPLVERILNRDLFVPNDTHLDNAQNEIMIITGPNMAGKSTYMRQSALLTLMTQVGSFIPAREASISPVDKIFTRIGASDDLVSGQSTFMVEMNEVSHILKYATNKSLVILDEIGRGTSTYDGMSIARAVIEHIRDHIGAKTLFATHYHELTDLEDDVHVKNYCIAVKEKGSDVTFLRRIIRGSADKSYGIHVAKLAGLPQEVVKRAETILIDLENTAPTKEKTIISKEISDENNIDTTLKQDTAITNDTSQEVNYLQDNQDDTEIADYQEKTPTLTASPTKKLKFMQVAEMPTLFGVSISTQLKELDLMSMTPLDAMNKLYELQQQAKQEE from the coding sequence TTGAAACTCACTCCAATGATGCAACAGTATCAAGCTGTAAAAAATGCACACCCAGACCAAATATTATTCTTTCGTCTAGGTGATTTTTATGAAATGTTTTTGGACGATGCTATACTCGTTTCCAAAGAATTAGAACTCACATTAACTAAAAGAAGTACAGCAGGTGATGGCATTCCTATGTGTGGAGTGCCTTATCATGCTGCTGAATCTTATATCAATAAATTAGTAAATAAAGGCTATAAAGTAGCTATTTGTGAACAAATCGGCGACCCTAAAGCAAAGGGACTTACAAAACGTGAAGTCATCAAAATCATCACTCCTGGTACAGTGATGAACGAATCAGCCTTAACTAGCAGTAAAAATAATTATATAACTTTAATCTATGAAGAAAATCATGCTATTTATCTAGCTGGTGCTGATATCTCCACTGGAGAATGTTTTTATAGTATTTATGATGGCCCTGACCGTTGCCAATTATTATTTGACGAACTTTATCGCTTGATGATGCCAGAATTATTATTAATTAAGCCTTTTTCTTATGAAGGTGAATTAAAAAATTTCTTATCTCTCCGTTTAAATAATTGCTTAGTTAATGAATTAACTGAAATCACATCACAAGTCGAAGACCTCATGCTACAACATTTTGATGTGCATAATCGCCCAGATAATAAAATCGCTCACAAGGCAATCGCTACTTTACTTGAATATTTACATGAAACAGTAAAAACAGATTTAACTCATCTAAATAAATTAACTTATTTAGACTCTTCAAAATCTCTATTTATTGATACGTATACTTTGCGCAACTTAGAAATAACTCGCAATCTTCGCGATGGTGGCAAAAAAGATACATTATATGATGTTTTAGACTTCACCAAAACAGCTATGGGTAGCCGTCTTTTACGTAAATGGCTAGAATATCCATTACTTAGCCCTAAAAAGATAAATGACCGCTTAGATGCTGTAGCTAATCTTGTATCTAATTTTTCCTTGCGTAATAATCTTCGTGAACAATTAAAAGAAATCTATGACTTTGAAAGATTATTGACTCGTATGGAAGTCGGCACAGCTAATGCCCGCGATATGAATGCCCTAAAATCTTCATTATATGTATTGCCTGCCATAAAAAAATCCTTATCTAAAGCCACTGCTAAATTATTAGCAAACATTCATCAAAAGATTTCTACTTATGATGATTTAGTAGTTTTAATCGATAAAGCAATTGTTGAAGACCCTAGCTTTTCTATCCGTGAAGGTGGCTTCATCAAAGATGGTTACAATCAAGAATTAGATGAATATCGCAATATCGCTAAAAACAGTAAACGTCTTTTACAGCAAATGGAAGAAGACGAAAAAAATAAAACTGGTATCAAATCTTTAAAAATCGGTTATAACAAAGTATTTGGCTATTATATCGAAGTCCGCCATAGCTCCACAGAGATGGTACCTGAAAATTATATTCGTAAACAGACTTTAGCCAATGCTGAACGCTATATCACACCAGAACTCAAAGAATTTGAAACTAAAATTCTCGGTGCACAAGAAAAAATTGTTCAATTAGAATATAACCTCTTTACAGAACTTCGCGATATCTTAAAAACCCAAATAAGCTCTATTCAAAATACTGCTCATGAAATAGCTATTTTAGACGTTTTAGTAAGCTTAGCTCAAGCAGGTGATGAATATAATTACATTCGTCCAAAATTATTAGATGATGGCACTATCCATATCAAAGATGGAAGACATCCTCTTGTTGAACGCATTTTAAATCGAGATTTATTCGTGCCAAATGATACCCATTTGGATAATGCTCAAAATGAAATCATGATTATCACTGGCCCTAACATGGCTGGTAAATCAACATATATGCGACAATCTGCTCTACTCACATTGATGACACAAGTAGGTTCTTTCATACCTGCTCGTGAAGCTTCCATTTCCCCTGTGGATAAAATTTTTACACGTATAGGTGCTAGCGACGATTTAGTCAGCGGACAAAGTACTTTCATGGTAGAAATGAATGAAGTATCTCATATTCTAAAATACGCTACAAATAAAAGTCTTGTCATTTTAGATGAAATTGGACGCGGTACAAGTACGTACGATGGTATGAGTATTGCTCGTGCTGTTATTGAACATATACGCGACCATATTGGAGCTAAAACTCTATTTGCTACGCATTACCATGAACTAACTGACTTAGAAGATGATGTTCATGTAAAAAATTATTGTATTGCCGTAAAAGAAAAAGGCTCTGATGTAACCTTCTTACGTCGCATTATTCGCGGTAGTGCTGATAAATCATATGGTATTCATGTTGCTAAATTAGCTGGATTACCTCAAGAAGTCGTCAAACGTGCGGAAACAATTCTCATTGATTTAGAAAATACAGCTCCGACTAAAGAAAAAACTATTATTTCTAAAGAAATTTCTGACGAAAACAATATAGATACTACACTAAAACAAGATACAGCTATCACAAATGACACTTCCCAAGAAGTAAATTATCTTCAAGATAATCAAGATGATACTGAAATAGCTGATTATCAAGAAAAAACACCAACTTTAACTGCTAGTCCAACTAAAAAATTGAAATTCATGCAAGTAGCAGAAATGCCAACTTTATTCGGCGTAAGCATAAGCACTCAATTAAAAGAATTAGATTTAATGAGTATGACACCACTAGACGCCATGAATAAATTATACGAATTGCAACAACAGGCAAAACAAGAGGAGTGA
- the mutL gene encoding DNA mismatch repair endonuclease MutL yields MTSIHILDDITVDKIAAGEVVERPASVIKELVENSIDAHADKIEVEILAGGTSFMRVTDNGDGMDNQNARLAILRHATSKIKQVDDLMSIDTLGFRGEALPSIAAVSRFNLITRRPQDDLGTTIKLTGGHIDEIEDMGCNIGTTIKVEDLFFNVPARKKFLKTTTTEANKINDFIIKLALSKPNIAFKLINNNKIAITTPGNGSLYDAIECIYGTKVSEELLPIEAITDDIKVTGFISKPAIIRSSRSWQTFVINGRVVNSRIISKAIDNAYHSLLPKSGYPFVILNIEINKRTIDINVHPQKAEIKFEDESLLFKTIYHAVLEAVKPNDNQALSDFAIPVTDKALHIEKTVPEQINMDLSENMPSTSANSFKQNSINHISSLKNNTTPSTTDLNKFRQARETLHPNLSNHHSNTIQETAIQDYQTNTTTKPQTDINISSKENLTNCQNSTQLLKEAVNLTPIGQIDDCFIVAQGPNGGMYIIDQHAAHERILYDKFAKQTERIPVQPLLMHLFLDVNNSELTLIEENQQILYDLGFNVELAGQNQIRLKEVPADIKPQESEDIFREILISLSQLHTPTPQEIRHSCLAMTACKAAIKAGDVLNITQMKIILNELAQTTLPYTCPHGRPTIIKFSTYDLEKMFKRVQ; encoded by the coding sequence ATGACCTCTATTCATATTTTAGATGATATCACTGTCGATAAAATAGCAGCTGGTGAAGTTGTCGAGCGACCAGCTTCTGTAATTAAAGAACTTGTAGAAAATTCCATAGATGCTCATGCGGATAAAATCGAAGTAGAAATCTTAGCTGGTGGAACATCTTTTATGCGAGTTACAGATAATGGCGATGGCATGGATAATCAAAATGCTAGATTAGCTATCTTGCGTCATGCTACTAGTAAAATCAAACAAGTAGATGACTTGATGTCTATAGATACTTTAGGTTTCCGTGGAGAAGCCTTGCCATCTATCGCTGCTGTATCAAGATTTAATTTGATTACACGTCGCCCTCAAGATGATTTAGGCACTACTATAAAATTAACAGGTGGTCACATTGATGAAATTGAAGATATGGGTTGTAATATCGGTACTACTATCAAAGTAGAAGATTTATTTTTCAATGTACCTGCTCGTAAAAAATTTCTCAAAACCACTACCACAGAAGCAAATAAAATAAATGATTTTATCATAAAATTAGCTTTATCTAAACCTAATATTGCTTTTAAATTGATTAATAATAATAAAATAGCTATCACTACCCCAGGCAATGGCTCTCTATATGATGCTATTGAATGTATCTATGGTACTAAAGTCAGCGAAGAATTATTGCCCATCGAAGCGATAACTGACGATATCAAAGTAACAGGCTTCATTTCTAAACCTGCTATTATCCGCAGTTCTCGCTCTTGGCAAACATTCGTCATCAATGGTCGCGTGGTCAATAGTAGAATTATTTCCAAAGCAATCGACAATGCTTACCATTCATTACTGCCAAAATCTGGATATCCATTTGTTATTTTAAATATCGAAATCAATAAACGAACCATTGATATCAATGTACATCCTCAAAAAGCGGAAATAAAATTTGAAGATGAATCCTTATTATTCAAGACTATATACCATGCCGTCTTAGAAGCTGTAAAACCTAATGATAATCAAGCTTTAAGTGATTTTGCTATTCCGGTAACAGATAAAGCATTGCATATTGAAAAAACAGTGCCTGAACAAATCAATATGGATTTATCAGAAAATATGCCATCTACTTCTGCAAATTCATTTAAACAAAATTCAATTAACCATATATCATCATTAAAAAATAATACAACTCCTTCAACAACAGATTTAAATAAATTTCGCCAAGCAAGAGAAACACTTCACCCTAATTTATCTAATCATCACAGCAATACTATTCAAGAAACCGCCATTCAAGATTACCAAACAAATACTACCACAAAGCCTCAAACAGATATAAATATTTCATCTAAAGAAAACTTAACAAATTGTCAAAATTCTACTCAACTATTAAAAGAAGCTGTCAACCTAACTCCAATTGGGCAAATTGATGATTGCTTCATTGTTGCTCAAGGCCCTAATGGAGGAATGTACATCATTGACCAACATGCAGCACATGAACGCATTTTATACGATAAATTTGCTAAACAAACTGAGCGAATCCCTGTTCAACCATTATTAATGCATTTATTTTTAGATGTAAATAATAGTGAATTAACTCTAATCGAAGAAAATCAACAAATTTTATATGATTTAGGCTTTAACGTGGAATTAGCAGGACAAAATCAAATCCGTTTAAAAGAAGTTCCCGCTGATATAAAACCGCAAGAAAGTGAAGATATTTTCCGCGAAATTTTAATTTCACTTTCTCAGTTGCACACACCTACTCCTCAAGAAATCCGTCATTCTTGCTTAGCTATGACAGCTTGCAAAGCAGCTATCAAAGCAGGCGATGTCTTAAATATCACACAGATGAAGATAATCTTAAATGAACTTGCTCAAACAACTTTACCATACACTTGCCCACACGGCAGACCAACTATTATAAAATTTAGTACTTATGATTTGGAAAAGATGTTTAAACGAGTACAATAA
- a CDS encoding IS982 family transposase: MLNQSHCKLNTLKFQSHLLNWYKFIQPLYQKYVPSSIRHRRNIQHCKLDDVLVISLLCWQVELKITTQLRFYYFLQNNIFPKSSLPERSRFNRICNNAFCFLQWIRIGILKQHSNNPKYTIIDSLPLPLCQPIRNKRCKVLTDYADIGYNATKKQYYYGLKGSFEVGSDGHIWAYTLSKASKHDIKMVEDLLRQYRCQYILADQGYLSNKLKKKLEKEGIWFWTPSRKNMKEKKQENSKFLKKKRKYIETVFSKLVNLFDIERIRVQSILEFRLRLEQCLLVYTIKNELAQ, from the coding sequence ATGTTGAACCAATCTCATTGTAAGCTAAATACTTTAAAATTTCAATCCCATTTATTAAATTGGTACAAATTTATTCAACCTTTATACCAAAAATATGTTCCTTCTTCTATTCGCCATCGCAGAAATATTCAGCACTGTAAATTAGATGATGTCCTTGTTATTTCTTTACTTTGTTGGCAAGTTGAGCTTAAAATTACTACTCAGCTTCGTTTTTATTACTTTTTGCAAAATAATATTTTTCCTAAATCTTCTCTTCCTGAGCGTTCACGTTTTAATCGTATTTGCAATAATGCTTTTTGTTTTTTGCAATGGATACGTATTGGTATATTAAAACAACATTCAAATAATCCTAAATACACAATTATTGACAGTTTACCACTACCATTATGTCAACCTATTCGTAATAAAAGATGTAAAGTACTTACAGATTATGCAGATATTGGCTATAATGCCACTAAAAAGCAATATTATTATGGATTGAAAGGTAGCTTTGAAGTAGGAAGTGATGGACACATTTGGGCATATACATTGAGTAAAGCATCTAAACATGATATAAAAATGGTAGAAGATTTGTTAAGACAATATAGATGTCAATATATTTTAGCAGACCAAGGATATCTAAGTAATAAATTAAAAAAGAAATTGGAAAAAGAAGGAATATGGTTTTGGACACCATCAAGAAAAAATATGAAAGAAAAGAAACAAGAAAATAGTAAATTTCTAAAAAAGAAAAGGAAATATATAGAGACAGTATTTTCTAAATTAGTAAATTTATTTGATATAGAAAGAATAAGAGTACAATCTATTTTAGAATTTCGATTAAGATTGGAACAATGTTTATTAGTTTATACAATAAAAAATGAACTAGCACAATGA
- a CDS encoding Bax inhibitor-1/YccA family protein — MANPAMKIIGKASTEYVDSPATLKGTITKAFGLTLVTIASAIASGVFLANSPAAYGVLILGMIVGVVLTLVTCFKPHLAPMTTPGYAVFEGAVLGIISAQFERMYFGISAIAVGITLATMILMLVLWKTRIIKVTETVRSVIISMTGAVAIFYFVNIIASLFGFHMMPTSGIFGIAIGFIIAGVAAFNLLLDFDNIEQAVAYGAPKYYEYFCAFGLLLTLVWLYIEILRLLQMIMAMFGNDD, encoded by the coding sequence ATGGCAAATCCAGCTATGAAAATAATAGGCAAGGCGTCTACGGAATATGTAGATTCTCCTGCCACTTTGAAAGGCACGATTACAAAGGCATTTGGTTTGACACTTGTTACTATTGCATCAGCAATTGCTTCAGGTGTATTTTTAGCCAATAGCCCAGCTGCTTATGGTGTATTGATATTAGGTATGATTGTGGGTGTAGTTTTAACGCTTGTTACTTGCTTTAAACCACATTTAGCACCAATGACAACACCTGGCTATGCTGTTTTTGAAGGTGCAGTGCTTGGTATTATTTCTGCTCAATTTGAAAGAATGTATTTTGGTATTTCTGCTATTGCAGTAGGAATTACTTTGGCTACAATGATTTTAATGCTTGTTTTATGGAAAACACGTATTATAAAAGTTACAGAAACAGTACGTTCTGTGATTATTTCCATGACAGGTGCTGTAGCGATTTTCTATTTCGTGAATATCATTGCAAGTTTATTCGGTTTCCATATGATGCCAACAAGTGGTATTTTTGGTATAGCGATTGGCTTTATTATCGCAGGTGTAGCAGCATTTAATTTGCTCTTAGACTTTGATAATATTGAACAAGCTGTAGCTTATGGGGCTCCGAAGTACTATGAATACTTCTGTGCTTTTGGTTTACTCTTAACTCTTGTATGGCTCTATATTGAGATTTTAAGACTTTTACAGATGATTATGGCTATGTTTGGCAATGATGACTGA
- a CDS encoding LacI family DNA-binding transcriptional regulator has protein sequence MKSRVTIKDIAQKTGFSVTTISLVLNDKANHIPRETKLIIAKAVKEMGYRPNKMAVGLVKKQSNIIGFVLPDIRNQFFSYTAKVLEDECHKYDWNLLICNSDNNHKQELKHLKMLCDYMVDGIFLSMAANSTEKEVEESINFLEDNKIPYCLIDRDMFDIGKYKISVDHLQGAYLATEHLIKLGHKKIGCITGPLILDDARQRLAGYKQALKDNGIKIDENLIFEGDYSFEKGKIGCDNLLAKNITAIFAANDFSAMGALASIKEHNLIVPRDISIVGYDDIAFASLLEVPLTTVRQPIDAIGQKATEVINQLVNSEENIDSKIIILEPKLIVRSSTKTIS, from the coding sequence ATGAAGTCACGTGTTACTATCAAGGATATAGCACAAAAAACAGGTTTTTCAGTTACAACAATTTCTTTGGTATTAAATGATAAAGCAAATCATATTCCTCGAGAAACAAAATTAATCATTGCTAAAGCTGTAAAAGAAATGGGATATAGACCAAATAAGATGGCTGTAGGCTTAGTAAAAAAGCAAAGCAATATCATTGGTTTTGTATTACCGGATATTAGAAATCAGTTTTTTTCATATACAGCTAAAGTTTTAGAAGATGAATGTCATAAATATGACTGGAATTTATTGATTTGTAATTCAGATAATAATCATAAACAAGAATTAAAGCATTTAAAAATGCTCTGTGATTATATGGTCGATGGTATCTTTTTGAGTATGGCAGCTAATAGCACGGAAAAAGAAGTTGAAGAAAGCATAAATTTTTTAGAGGATAATAAGATACCATATTGTCTAATTGACCGTGATATGTTTGATATTGGCAAATATAAAATCAGTGTTGACCATTTGCAAGGTGCATATTTAGCGACAGAACATTTGATAAAATTAGGGCATAAAAAAATAGGCTGTATAACTGGACCTTTAATTTTAGATGATGCACGACAAAGACTAGCAGGCTATAAACAAGCATTGAAGGATAATGGTATAAAAATAGATGAAAATCTAATTTTTGAAGGTGATTATTCTTTTGAAAAAGGGAAAATAGGCTGTGATAATTTATTAGCGAAAAATATAACAGCAATATTTGCAGCAAATGATTTCTCAGCTATGGGGGCATTAGCTAGTATTAAAGAACATAATTTAATAGTACCTAGAGATATTTCTATTGTGGGTTATGATGATATTGCTTTTGCGTCATTATTAGAAGTTCCTTTGACAACAGTTCGTCAACCGATAGATGCAATTGGGCAAAAGGCAACAGAAGTAATTAATCAATTAGTAAATAGTGAAGAAAATATAGATAGTAAAATCATTATTTTAGAACCTAAATTGATTGTTAGAAGTAGTACAAAAACTATAAGTTAA